A window from Patescibacteria group bacterium encodes these proteins:
- a CDS encoding DUF4325 domain-containing protein, translating into MTIKEKILAIAKQKGKVTVADLAQHFSASRQYLNRLIKGLVTDGKLIKFGVTRYAFYVLPAQAKAHQEVFSAQYLKTFKNKDLEEHKVFAQIERAFPKLKKLPDNINSIFTYAFSEMLNNAIEHSKSARIGVEVSLSGKMLTFIIQDSGIGVFRNVMRERKLRSEFEAMQDILKGKTTTMPKSHSGEGIFFTSKAGDLFTLDSFGYQMIVDNNLPDVFVKTVKKLKRGTRVTFQISLKSKQHLDAVFKQYTNLAGGSDYGFDKTEIRVKLYALGGVHISRSQARRVLAGLEKFKIIVFDFAKVPTVGQAFADEVFRVFHRKYPRIKLEVEHMAEGVRFMVERAQHEAEVSR; encoded by the coding sequence ATGACTATCAAGGAAAAAATCCTCGCAATCGCCAAGCAAAAAGGGAAAGTCACGGTGGCTGATTTGGCGCAGCATTTTTCAGCCTCGCGGCAGTATCTGAATCGCTTGATCAAAGGACTGGTGACGGACGGCAAACTTATAAAATTCGGAGTGACGCGCTATGCGTTTTATGTGCTGCCAGCGCAGGCGAAAGCTCATCAGGAAGTATTTTCTGCGCAGTATCTCAAGACATTCAAAAATAAAGACCTGGAGGAACACAAAGTGTTTGCTCAGATTGAGCGCGCCTTTCCGAAATTAAAAAAACTGCCTGATAACATCAACAGCATTTTCACCTACGCTTTTTCGGAGATGCTGAATAATGCCATCGAGCATTCCAAGTCGGCTCGGATCGGCGTGGAAGTTTCTCTTTCCGGCAAAATGCTTACTTTCATCATCCAAGATTCAGGCATCGGTGTCTTTCGGAATGTGATGCGCGAGCGGAAGCTCCGGTCGGAATTCGAAGCGATGCAGGATATTTTGAAAGGCAAGACGACGACCATGCCGAAGTCGCATTCGGGCGAGGGGATTTTTTTTACTTCGAAGGCGGGGGATTTATTTACGCTGGATAGCTTCGGCTATCAAATGATCGTGGACAATAATTTGCCCGATGTTTTCGTGAAGACTGTGAAGAAGCTCAAGCGCGGCACGCGCGTGACATTTCAAATCTCGCTTAAATCAAAGCAACATTTGGACGCGGTTTTCAAGCAATACACGAATCTCGCCGGAGGGAGCGATTACGGTTTCGACAAGACGGAAATTCGCGTGAAGCTCTACGCACTCGGCGGTGTGCACATCTCTCGTTCGCAGGCGCGCAGAGTCCTCGCTGGTCTCGAAAAGTTCAAAATCATTGTTTTTGATTTTGCTAAAGTCCCGACGGTCGGACAGGCTTTCGCCGATGAAGTTTTTCGCGTGTTCCACCGCAAGTATCCTCGCATCAAGCTCGAAGTCGAGCATATGGCTGAAGGAGTGCGATTCATGGTCGAACGAGCGCAGCATGAAGCCGAAGTTTCGAGATAA
- a CDS encoding ammonium transporter: MKLFWKTAFGLVFLVALLGVFYTPAPQSVIGEAVNPADVAWMLTATALVLLMTPGLSYFYGGMVSKKNVISTMLQSFIAMGVISILWVVVGFSLAFGDSLGGIIGNPLTFFMFGGVGLETHPALAPTIPLMLFAFFQLKFAIITPALITGAFAERMRFSSYILFMILFTLFIYTPLAHMTWHPDGLLRQLGVLDFAGGTVVHMSAGFAALAGAMVLGRRKSHLRREKAGPAYIPYVLLGTGLLWFGWFGFNAGSALGASATAVLAFATTNTASAAAAITWVFWDAALGRKPSALGACIGAVVGLVAITPAAGFVTVGQSIFIGMIASLVSNLAVAWRSKTNLDDTLDVFPCHGLGGVVGMIATGIFAKDVGLIYGKTATFEIHIIALIGVAAFAFVASYLLFKITNLVKPLRVSEEQEEMGLDLSQHGEAV; this comes from the coding sequence ATGAAACTCTTTTGGAAAACGGCCTTCGGTTTGGTCTTCTTGGTTGCTCTCCTTGGAGTTTTTTACACGCCCGCGCCGCAGAGCGTGATTGGCGAAGCGGTCAATCCGGCAGATGTCGCGTGGATGCTCACTGCCACGGCTTTGGTGCTGCTCATGACGCCGGGACTTTCTTACTTCTACGGCGGCATGGTCAGCAAGAAGAATGTGATTTCGACCATGCTCCAAAGTTTCATCGCGATGGGCGTGATTAGCATTCTCTGGGTGGTCGTCGGATTTTCGCTGGCTTTCGGCGACAGTCTCGGTGGCATCATCGGCAATCCACTCACTTTCTTCATGTTCGGCGGCGTGGGTCTCGAGACGCATCCCGCGCTCGCGCCGACGATTCCGCTGATGCTGTTTGCTTTTTTTCAGCTCAAATTTGCCATCATCACACCGGCTCTTATCACCGGCGCTTTTGCTGAGCGCATGAGATTTTCCTCCTACATTCTCTTCATGATTTTATTCACCTTATTCATCTACACACCACTCGCACACATGACCTGGCATCCCGACGGTTTGCTGCGTCAGCTGGGAGTGCTCGATTTCGCGGGCGGGACAGTGGTGCACATGTCGGCGGGTTTCGCCGCGCTCGCGGGTGCGATGGTGCTCGGTCGACGCAAATCTCATTTACGCCGAGAAAAAGCTGGTCCGGCTTACATTCCTTATGTCCTGCTTGGTACGGGTCTGCTCTGGTTCGGTTGGTTCGGCTTCAATGCCGGCTCGGCGCTCGGTGCTTCTGCCACAGCCGTCCTCGCTTTCGCGACGACGAATACAGCTTCCGCAGCCGCGGCAATCACTTGGGTTTTTTGGGATGCGGCGCTCGGACGCAAACCTTCGGCACTCGGTGCCTGTATCGGTGCGGTGGTCGGTCTCGTGGCAATCACGCCAGCGGCGGGATTTGTCACCGTCGGTCAAAGTATCTTCATCGGCATGATCGCGAGTCTGGTCAGCAATCTCGCGGTGGCGTGGCGGTCCAAAACTAATTTAGACGACACGCTCGATGTCTTTCCTTGCCACGGTCTCGGTGGTGTCGTCGGCATGATCGCGACGGGAATTTTCGCGAAAGATGTGGGTTTGATTTACGGCAAGACCGCGACCTTCGAAATTCACATCATCGCGCTGATCGGCGTCGCCGCTTTTGCTTTCGTCGCTTCTTACTTACTTTTCAAAATTACGAATCTAGTCAAACCGCTTCGCGTCAGCGAGGAACAGGAAGAAATGGGTCTCGATCTTAGTCAGCACGGGGAGGCGGTTTAA